In the Phaseolus vulgaris cultivar G19833 chromosome 7, P. vulgaris v2.0, whole genome shotgun sequence genome, one interval contains:
- the LOC137828434 gene encoding polygalacturonase-like, translating to MKFSTIILLLSFFIVNNFVLTQSANLDISKFGGKPNTDIAKALTSAWAEACASTSAVKIVIPSGTYQMTHVEVKGPCKAPIEIQVDGTLKAPEKPEAVGSDQWLRIGYVNSLTISGKGVFDGQGATAWKQNECAKKFDCKQLGMNFGFNFINNSIVRDITSKDSKHFHVNVLGCNNFTFDGFKVSAPGDSHNTDGIHIGRSTGVNVLNTDIATGDDCVSLGDGSRQVLIQNVNCGPGHGISIGSLGKYKEEEPVEGITVKGCTLKGTTNGVRIKTWPNEPGTITVNDMKFEDITMDNVQNPVIIDQEYCPNNQCSKGTPSKVKISKVSIKGIKGTSATKEGIILACSSGVPCEGVEIGDVTLTYNGAPVTATCTNVKPTITGKAPACGEAATDTKESDSATDKKSSDSATDKKSSDSATDKKESTDKKTDKKAKQ from the exons atgaaattctCTACCATCATATTGTTGTTATCcttttttattgtaaataacTTTGTTTTAACTCAATCAGCAAATCTTGATATATCAAAATTTGGAGGGAAACCAAATACAGATATAGCCAAG GCTTTAACAAGTGCTTGGGCTGAAGCATGTGCATCGACATCTGCGGTAAAAATTGTGATTCCAAGTGGGACATATCAAATGACCCATGTAGAGGTAAAAGGTCCTTGCAAAGCTCCTATTGAAATTCAAGTTGATGGCACACTCAAAGCACCTGAAAAGCCAGAGGCAGTTGGCAGTGACCAATGGCTTAGGATTGGCTATGTTAACTCTTTAACCATATCTGGTAAAGGAGTTTTTGATGGTCAAGGTGCAACTGCTTGGAAGCAAAATGAATGTGCAAAAAAATTTGATTGCAAACAACTTGGCATG AACTTCGGTTTTAATTTCATCAATAATTCAATAGTTCGTGACATTACTAGCAAGGATAGCAAACACTTTCATGTCAATGTTTTGGGTTGCAACAATTTCACATTCGACGGATTTAAAGTAAGTGCTCCAGGTGATAGCCACAACACCGATGGCATCCACATTGGAAGATCCACCGGTGTGAATGTTCTTAATACAGACATTGCCACTGGAGATGATTGTGTCTCATTGGGTGACGGTAGCAGACAAGTACTTATCCAAAATGTGAATTGTGGACCTGGTCATGGTATTAGTATTGGAAGCCTTGGAAAGTACAAGGAAGAAGAGCCTGTTGAAGGTATTACAGTTAAGGGTTGCACTTTGAAAGGAACTACGAATGGAGTGAGGATTAAGACATGGCCTAACGAGCCAGGAACAATTACAGTTAATGACATGAAATTTGAAGATATTACCATGGATAATGTGCAGAACCCTGTCATCATAGACCAAGAGTATTGTCCAAACAACCAATGCTCCAAAGGG ACTCCATCAAAAGTAAAGATAAGCAAAGTTTCCATCAAGGGTATTAAGGGAACTTCAGCAACTAAAGAAGGAATTATTCTTGCTTGTAGTAGTGGTGTTCCATGTGAGGGTGTTGAGATAGGTGATGTTACGCTCACATACAATGGAGCTCCGGTAACCGCTACATGTACTAATGTCAAGCCAACAATAACAGGGAAAGCCCCTGCTTGCGGTGAAGCTGCTACTGATACAAAGGAAAGTGATTCTGCTACTGATAAAAAATCAAGTGATTCTGCTACTGATAAAAAATCAAGTGATTCGGCTACTGATAAAAAAGAGAGCACTGATAAAAAAACTGATAAAAAAGCAAAGCAGTGA
- the LOC137828327 gene encoding polygalacturonase-like has translation MKFSTIILLLSFFIVINFVLTQSANLDISKFGGKPNTDIAKALTSAWAEACASTSAVKIVIPSGTYQMTHVEVKGPCKAPIEIQVDGTLKAPEKPEAVGGDQWLRIGYVNSLTISGKGVFDGQGATAWKQNECAKKFDCKQLGMNFGFNFINNSIVRDITSKDSKHFHVNVLGCNNFTFDGFKVSAPGDSHNTDGIHIGRSTGVNVLNTDIATGDDCVSLSDGSRQVLIQNVNCGPGHGISIGSLGKYKEEEPVEGITVKGCTLKGTTNGVRIKTWPNEPGTITVNDMKFEDITMDNVQNPVIIDQEYCPNNQCSKGTPSKVKISKVSIKGIKGTSATKEGIILACSSGVPCEGVEIGDVTLTYNGAPVTATCTNVKPTITGKAPACGEAATDTKESDSTTDKKSSDSATDKKSSDSATDKKESTDKKAKQ, from the exons ATGAAGTTCTCTACGATCATATTGttgttatctttttttattgtaattaacTTTGTTTTAACTCAATCAGCAAATCTTGATATATCAAAATTTGGAGGAAAACCAAATACAGATATAGCCAAG GCTTTAACAAGTGCTTGGGCTGAAGCATGTGCATCGACATCTGCGGTAAAAATTGTGATTCCAAGTGGGACATATCAAATGACCCATGTAGAGGTAAAAGGTCCTTGCAAAGCTCCTATTGAAATTCAAGTTGATGGCACACTCAAAGCACCTGAAAAGCCAGAGGCAGTTGGCGGTGACCAATGGCTTAGGATTGGCTATGTTAACTCTTTAACCATATCTGGTAAAGGAGTTTTTGATGGTCAAGGTGCAACTGCTTGGAAGCAAAACGAATGTGCAAAAAAATTTGATTGCAAACAACTTGGCATG AACTTCGGTTTTAATTTCATCAATAATTCAATAGTTCGTGACATTACTAGCAAGGATAGCAAACACTTTCATGTCAATGTTTTGGGTTGCAACAATTTCACATTCGACGGATTTAAAGTAAGTGCTCCAGGTGATAGCCACAACACCGATGGCATCCACATTGGAAGATCCACCGGTGTGAATGTTCTTAATACAGACATTGCCACTGGAGATGATTGTGTCTCATTGAGTGACGGTAGCAGACAGGTACTTATCCAAAATGTGAATTGTGGACCTGGTCATGGTATTAGTATTGGAAGCCTTGGAAAGTACAAGGAAGAAGAGCCTGTTGAAGGTATTACAGTTAAGGGTTGCACTTTGAAAGGAACTACGAATGGAGTGAGGATTAAGACATGGCCTAACGAGCCAGGAACAATTACAGTTAATGACATGAAATTTGAAGATATTACCATGGATAATGTGCAGAACCCTGTCATCATAGACCAAGAGTATTGTCCAAACAACCAATGCTCCAAAGGG ACTCCATCAAAAGTAAAGATAAGCAAAGTTTCCATCAAGGGTATTAAGGGAACTTCAGCAACTAAAGAAGGAATTATTCTTGCTTGTAGTAGTGGTGTTCCATGTGAGGGTGTTGAGATAGGTGATGTTACACTCACATACAATGGAGCTCCGGTAACCGCTACATGTACTAATGTCAAGCCAACAATAACAGGGAAAGCCCCTGCCTGTGGTGAAGCTGCTACTGATACAAAAGAAAGTGATTCTACTACTGATAAAAAATCAAGTGATTCTGCTACTGATAAAAAATCAAGTGATTCGGCTACTGATAAAAAAGAGAGTACTGATAAAAAAGCAAAgcagtga